The Salvelinus namaycush isolate Seneca chromosome 5, SaNama_1.0, whole genome shotgun sequence genome segment TTTCGGGAAAAATACTatcactgtatacagtatattaaGGATGTTTAAGGACTTTTATGAAATTACAATACAAAAATATTACATCTAGTTCCTTTAATATTATTTATTGCATTACACCCTCTAAACTTATTCGACAGATACCGGTCTTTGGCCAAAATGCGTTTTGTAATATTCATGTAATTATCATCTTGCAGTACCTGCAATACCTCCGTGGCCCACACTGAGAACCGCCAGGAGTACTCAACTCTTAACTtacgaggtccagagcctgctggttttatgttctacctgataattaattgcacacacctggtgtcccaggtctaagtcTGTACCTGAAAAAAATGCAGTGCGGTCCAGAGTTAAGTTTGAGGGGTCTACGCAATACTATTACTGATATGACAGAAATGTATGAGAAAACGTTACTCACACAACGCAGTGCGCCATAGGGCTGCAGGCAAGGCTAATAAAACTGAAATAACCGTGGTTATCAGAATTTTGGGTACATTAGAGTTTGTAGAAGTTGCAACATTTACCTCTGGTTTATCACTTGATGTATGTGGCTTACTGTAAGGTTACGATGGTTTACTTGACCATACAGTAAATCAAAGGAATGGCAGATGTAAACCTGAACTACGAACAAACATCAACAAAACTAATAGTCTTTCACAACCTTTATGTACAATACAAAACATCTAAAATGGAACTACAATGTAGATGGTGTCTGAAAAAGTAAAAAACAAAATTGTCTTTGTAGTAGGAATAGTCATGCTTTACAGTGTGGTATGATCTTTCTCCAGAAACCTCCATAGCCTAGTCAATTCGGTGGTAAAGACCGGACAAACGAGAATATACTGCGATACACACGTTTTTCCTACATCACAGGAAACACATTTAAAGCAGATACATATACGCCTATGCTTTCTTTACTCCTGCTCAAACCCAAATACAGTACACCATATGATGAATCCAGCGTTCACATTCAATACATCCAGTGTATTTACAGTTAAGGTCTGGACATAGTCTATTGCTGAAGGCTAGCCTTACTTTGTATTCAATGTTGTATTCCAAAAATATAataacaaaatatttattttgtcAAGGAACTTCTTTCTGGCATTGAGCACTTGTGTTGAACGTATGCAGTCAGATATGGGGGTGAAATCAACCACACTACTGATCTTATACTAATGTCCTGAGAATAGGGAGTACTGAGACCGGTTACTGCAGGTTAAAGCAGGTTTTTATGACCGCCAAATAGAGACCACAGACTTCTCCtaccacttttttattttatttgttccGTTAACCCTGAAAGATGCTTAACCCAACACGCCATCATGTCAGGTCATTGTTCCATTCGTGTTTTAAGGAGATGGCCAACAGGTGGTAGGCATCGGTGAGAACATTATTTTCCCACAATACACTTGATGGGATAATCCATGGCCCTGTCAGAATACTTGAAAGAATGCCCATTTCCTTCCTTGTTTCCCTGAGGTAAGCACATATTTATAAGTGACTGAATAGGTTTAACTAAGCAAAATCCTATTACTTTCAACAATCCAACCAATTAAGATCTGTGATTACTTCAAAGGAAATTAGGACGGAAGGACGCAAGTCAACTATTCGAAAAGGTTCAGAGGTCTTGCATTCCCTCATCTGGGCCCTCGTCCAGGCCCTCGTCGTCTTCCTCCGCCCTGGCGTCCACCTCGGCCGTGTCGGAGAACTCATGCAGCAGGACGTACTCGCGGCTACTGAAGCCAAACTTGAGCACGTCCTTCTCCTTGAGCTCGTAGTAGCGCTGCGCCTCGATGCGCTGGTTGTTCAGGTAGGTGCCATTGCCCGAACCTAGGTCAATGATGTAGGGCTTCACCCGCCGCCCACCAGTTCCATCCGAACGCGTGAACTCCACCAGCCTGGAAATCAGCAGACACAGAACTACATTACCCAGAGGTTGAAAGTGTCCCAACTCAGAACTACATAGCCTAGAGCAGGCCTGTCCAGGCCTATCCAacactgttcctggagagctaccgccatggaggtttttgctccaaccctaatctgATTCTAGttattagctggttgataagctgaatcaggctagttacaactggggttgaaaCAAAAACCTACAGGTgggcagctctccaggaacagggttgagagCCCTGACCTAGAGATTGAAATCACATAAACCCAACAGAACTACATTAACCAGATGTTAAGTGTCAGACTTCAACAAAATGTTGGAAAATTATgtcaaactggaaaatggcagaATTTCAAAACATAGATGATTTTCGAAGGATTAGCAGCTAAAATAATGTCATCCCGAGGGCCTGATTTGAGCAACCAAGTGATTGTCAGATCTCACCTGTACTGGAACACTGCATGCTGTTTGGAGCAGGAGGGGTGGTCAATGGGGATATCCGCAATCTTCCTCTGCCGCCCCATCAGGTAGGCACTCTGCCTGTGAACGTACATGACCGGGAGCTGCTCATCGTTCTTGAAGGGGTACAGTCGCCACCTGCGCTTAGGGATGCGAGCCTCGGGGGGCTCGTTGTACTTGATCACTTCCCCCCTGAACGTGTTGGTATCTTCCGTGAGCGCGCCAGACAGTGCAAAGTTGGGCTTCTCTTTATCGACTGGGGGGCTGTCTTTGCCCTCGCCCCCCTCTTGGGTACCTTGTCCGAAAGCTTGTCCCTCACCATTGTTCTCCTCAAACCGGTGCCGGTTGTCCCGTCGTTGATTGTCATGCTGCTGTCTCTCAGCCTGCTGCTCCTGGAAGGAGCGGGATTCGCGCTCTCTGGGCCTGTCCCCACCTCCACCCCGCTCTCTCTCACCTCGTTTTCTCTCCCTGGGTCTGTCAGACTCTCTGGGTCCGTCAGACTGCTCCCACCTACTTCGCCGCACTGGTGGCTCCGAGGGCTCTGGCTTGTCGTTGCGGTCACGCCTTCTACGGTCATCGGCACCGCGGTGGTCATCCTGCTCCTGTAGGGGAGACAGTGGGACAGGAGATAGGGGAATTAGCCTGATTCCAGAGTCAAGCATAGGGCCAAAATTAGTTGGTAAAGTGTTACTATTTAAAGAAGATATTTGCTGCATTAAAATTTTACATGAATACATTTCCCCAATTGTTACATTTACTCATAAGTAGTGGCAGAATCACCCGCTTTATTTTGACATCGGCACTGCGTGGAGGGCTTCGGCTCCTGCCGGTGTTTTTGGGCGATCTGTCTCGTCTTCCCAACGCCCTTCTACCTGGCGAATGACCTTTTGTCCTGGGTGGCGATCTAGTCAATCAAATCAACAAGGAAAGGCTTTAAAACCAATAGTTGAATAATTTAACACcaaggctagctagctacaacggACAGCTCCTACTGGATTCTCTGAGCGACATCTGACAAATAATTAGTAATACAGGGTTTGACATACAGGATGATCGCTGGCCTAGGGAGTCAATCATCCCTGTCAATGGCCTGCCTGGGCCAATGGAAAAAAATATTGTAATAATGCTATTTTCAATTTGGGCTATATAATTGATGAAAAACAGAAATTCCCAAAGCGGTTACTTCTTTATGTACATTATTTATTACACGCACCGCACACATTGCCTTTGAGAGGAATATAATCTGTCGGGCAGCAAAGAGGATGCAGCTCTCAACCGGTTATCACgtagagcagctcacagaagaacGACAGCAGTAGGGAAGACGTTTCAATTCATGATAACTACCAGTAAAAGCTAAGGCAACAAATGGTTATGCAAACCAGGTATTTAAAAAGTTTGGTTCGAAGTCATGGTTAAATCCCTGCGATGCGCCATTCAGTCATCATGATTTGTTTGAATGAACATTTCTGAATGCTTTCCTAAAAATAACTAAAATTACAATTAGGACTGCTATGTAGATCTACCTGGCAGAATAATATCATGATGATTTTGATCAATTGGGTcagcatttgttttgcaaactctggCATCAAATTTAGGCTACACTGTACAGTATCAAATTTAGGCTACACTGTACAGTACAGAAACACCACTAGCCAAACAACTGTCTCTTGGCTAGGTGCGCAATTGAATCGAAAGGCAACTACACCCTCCCAACTACACCCGTCGGGATGTAGAACGTCACATTTTATCCTTTTCTATAAAAATTTTAAAAGGTGTGATTTTGAGAGTGACACATGACAAAAATAGGAAGCTCAGAAACCGTGAATAACAAAACTGGGAAAATGGAAATTAGCAAAAGATAAAACTGATTTTATAGGGTCCTATAGTAGCCTGCTGACTGTTCAAAATCGCTAACAATAACAACCTTTTTGAGATTACGGTAAGATTTTTTCCCTCTAAACAATAAATGTAAACATTCAATTGTCAAGTTAAAATGCAATTATTAGTGTATGGAGGGTAGGTTATTATAGGCTACTTGCTCAGCCCGCAAAATATGTATACAATTACCTGATATTGAAATTCTATGCACATTATCATTTTTCACGTGAGATCTTGGCCCGGGACAGTATATAATTTTTCCCCATTTGGGCCAGTAGCTTTCAGTTGGCACTGGGCCGGTGTGCCACTGGCAAATGTACCATTTATAGCTAGTCTGATTAATCAGGCTGTAATAGATAATTAATTGGTATATACAGCCTGAAACTAATGACTGCAAAATCATGTAAAGGTTCCTTAAAACGAACTTTACCTCGTTCCGAACCATATACCTACCGGCTCTCTAAAAAGTTGGGTAAACAATACCTTCCTGTGGATATTTTCTCAAATTTGGAGAAGATGAAGGACAAACCACTCAGACAACCAGTAatgtttaaatgtaattttattaaACATTCTGGAGACATTAGTTTCGGGCTGTGTACCAATTAACTGTGTATTACTGCCTGATTAAtcagactaaacacatacaagGCCCTCCGTTGGGCAAATCCGACCATGACTCCATTCTCCTGCTTCCTGTTAACTAACCAAAGCTCAAAAAGGAAGCACTAGTGATgtgctcaatacagaagtggcgGGAGCGAGCGCGAGGccacaagactgttttgctagtacagatgctcgtgatgtggcagggcttgcagacgataagggattacaaagggaaacagAGTAGCCCAGCAATGCAGAACTCCcaaacaagctaaatgcctttcatGCTCGCTTCAAAGAATAGAGCACTGTGCCTTGCTTAAAAGTCAATTTTTACAGATGACTGTGATACAGCTCTCTGTGGCCGATGTGAGCAGAATGTTTAAAACAGGTTAACAATCACAAGGCCAGAATACCAGGGCATGTTCTCAAAGCATGCGTAGACCAGCTGGCagtgtcttcacagacattttcaatatctccttgtcccagtctgtaaccCCAACATGTTTCAAGAGGAATACCATTGCCTCTGTTCACAAGAGATTCAAGgtagcctgcctaaatgactattgccctgtagcaatcacatctgtaattatgaagtgctttgaaatgctggtcatgacacacatcaaccccgcataccgccccaacagatggcgtaatctcaattgcatttcacactgccctctcccacctggacaagagcgGAAATAATTATGCGAGAATGCttttcatagactacagctcagcgttcaacaccatagtcccctccttGCTCATAACCAAGCTAGGGGACCCAGTGactgaacccctccctctgcaactggatcctgggcaGGCAACAACTCCGGCAACGCtaaccctcaacacgggggcccctcaggggtgtttgcttagtcctctcctgtactccctgtccacccaCACAGCTGCATGACCGTGCACGACTGCAACACCATTATCAAGTTTGTTGACAACAAcgctggtaggcctgatcaccgacgccGATGAGTCAGCCTACGGGGAGGTTGTCGGAGTCTtaggagtgtggtgccaggaaaacaacctcaacatcagtaagatcaatgag includes the following:
- the LOC120048329 gene encoding smad nuclear-interacting protein 1-like, whose amino-acid sequence is MDKERRHKRVESPVRDSKPKIKQEKLSPARPQRSRRSSSVSNGSPSPPPQRRRTSRSPPRTKGHSPGRRALGRRDRSPKNTGRSRSPPRSADVKIKREQDDHRGADDRRRRDRNDKPEPSEPPVRRSRWEQSDGPRESDRPRERKRGERERGGGGDRPRERESRSFQEQQAERQQHDNQRRDNRHRFEENNGEGQAFGQGTQEGGEGKDSPPVDKEKPNFALSGALTEDTNTFRGEVIKYNEPPEARIPKRRWRLYPFKNDEQLPVMYVHRQSAYLMGRQRKIADIPIDHPSCSKQHAVFQYRLVEFTRSDGTGGRRVKPYIIDLGSGNGTYLNNQRIEAQRYYELKEKDVLKFGFSSREYVLLHEFSDTAEVDARAEEDDEGLDEGPDEGMQDL